Genomic window (Elusimicrobiota bacterium):
GTCCGGACACAGTCCTTTCGGTAGCGGGCAACAGTCCATCCCCGAACTGGCCCAGACAGGCGCAGCCTGTCTGGGCCAGTCGCGCCGAAGGCGCCATCCTTCGTGCAACCTATCGGATGGGTTCTGCCGCCCCGCTTCGCGGGTCGGTTGCGCCCGGCAGACGGCCGCCGGGCGCTCGCAGAACGGACTTTATCAGCAGCCTGCTAGCGCGCCGCGCCGAGAGCGTTCTTCAGCGCGAGCCGCAGGGCCTCGGCCTCCAGCGGCTTGGCGAGCACGTCGGCGGCGCCCAGGAGCCGCGCGTCCGTGGCGAACTCGCAGTCGAAGTGGCCGGTCATGAGCAGCACCGGCGCCGGGCTGCGCCGCCGCACCTCGGCCAGGGCCTGCAGGCCGGTCATGCCGGTGAGCACGTTGTCCAGGAGCACGGCGTCCACGCTCTCGCGCTCCAGAAGGGCCAGGGCCTCCTCGGCGCTGGTCGCGGTCCGCACCGCGTAGCCCCAGCCCGAGAGCTGGCGGCCGAGCATCTCATTGACCATGGACTCGTCTTCGACGATGAGCACGGTGGCCGGCATGGCCAGCCATTATAGACGATATCGGACCCGTGCTGTAAGGCTGTCCCCAGTTTTATACAATCCTGCTCCGTGAACGCGATCCTGCCCCGGCGCCGGCTGAGCCTGGCCCTGGCCGCGGCTCTGACGCTGGCCGCCGGCTGCTCCACCGGCCCGGCCCCGCAGCCTCGGCGCGCCTTGCCTCCCGTCCCGCCTCTGGCCAAGGCCGTGGTGCGCACGGCCAAGACCTACCTGCCCGAGGAGGAGAAGGGCCGCCGGACGCCCAAGGACTGCTCGGACTTCGTGCACAAGGTGTTCCTGGAGAACGGCCTGGACCTGCCGCGCACGTCCCAGGAGATGTCTCTGGTGGGAGACCGGGTGAAGTCCTCCAAGGACCTGCGCATGGGGGACCTGGTCTTCTTCTCGGGGGAGAAGGTCACGCGCATCGTCGGCCACGTGGGCATCTACGTCAACAACGGCATCTTCATCCATCTGCCCAGCTCCGGGGTGGTGGTGATGGAGAGCCTCTACAGCGACTACTACCGGGCGCGCTACCTGGCGGCGCGGCGGGTCATCCCCTGATGGTTTCCCAGGCGCGCAAGGCCAACCTCACCCAGCTCGCCTTCATGATCTACGGCGCGGCCTGCGCCGGCGCCTTCGGGCTCGAGGACATGGTCTCCGGCGCGGGCCCGGGGGCGGCCCTGATCACGCTGATCGCGATGCCGTTCCTCTTCAGCCTGCCCGTGGCCTGGGCGGTGGCGGAGCTCACCACCGCCTTCCCGGTCGAGGGGGGAAACTACCGCTGGTCGCGCATGGCCTTCGGCGATTTCTGGGGCTTCCAGGCGGGCTGGTGGTCCTGGATGAACGGGGTCGTGGTCAACAGCATGTTCGCCGTGCTCTTCGCCGACTACCTGCGCGCCTGGTGGCCGGCCATGGGCGGGCTCGAGCATTGGGCGGTGTGCCTGGCGCTGATCTGGAGCATGCACTACCTCAACTTGCGCGGCGTGCGGGCGGTGGGCAACTCCGCCATCGCTTTGAGCCTCATCCTGCTGACGCCCTTCGTCATCTTGACCGTCTTGGGCCTGGCGCACTGGAAATGCAACCCCTTCTCGCCCATGGTGCCCCCGGGCAAGAGCCTGGGCACGGGCTTCGGGAGCGCGGTGGTCCTGGGCATCTGGCTCTATTCCGGCTTCGACAAGCTCTCGGCCGCGGCCGAGGAGGTGGCCGAGCCCCAGCGCAGCTTCCCCCGCGCTCTGCTCATCGCCGCCGTCCTAACCATGGCGAGCTATCTCGTCCCGACTTTGGCGGCCCTGGCGGCCAACGGGGACTGGAAGCTGTGGTCCGGAGCGTACTTCCCGGAGGCCGCGGCCAAGCTCGGCGGCCCGGGGCTCAAGGGCCTCATGGTGTTCGGCGCCCTGTGCAGCAACGCCCTGCTGCTCAACGTCACCATGCTCTCCGCCTCCCGCATGCCCCTGGCCATGGCCCAGGACGGCTTCCTGCCCGAGGCCGTGGCGCGGCCCCACCCGCGCTACGGCACGCCCGCCCTCTCCTTGGTCGCGGGCAGCCTGGTCTACAGCCTCTTCGCCTTGCTCAATTTCACCCAGCTCGCCGTGGTCTACGCCTGGTTCCAGATGGCGAGCTACATCCTGCTCTACGCCAACGCCTGGGCCCTGCGGCGCCAGCGGCCGGACGCGGCCAGGCCCTTCAAGATCCCGGGCGGCCGCTGGGGCTTGTTCACCTCTTTGGGGCTCACCTGCGGCCTGGCGGCCCTGGCCATCGCGGGCTCGGTGTTCAAGGACGGGAGCTTCGTGCCGGGCCAGGCGGCCGTGGGCCTGCTGGCCATGGCTTCCGGACCGCTGGCCTTCCGCGTCCTGCGGCGCGGACGGGCCGCTCTTACGGCTGCGTCTGTTTGACCAAGGCCTGGGCGTCGGAGAGGACCCGGCGGGCCTGGAAGGAGAAGTCGCGGCAGTCCCGGGAGACGTCCGAAGCGGTCCACTGCGAGTCGTAGCCGATGACCTCGGGCGTGCCGGTCTGGATCGTCCCCTGCAGCCGCCCGGCCGCGTCTTCCATGCCGGGCCAGGCCGTGCTCAGGATGCTGCGGGCGTCGCGCTCCATGTCCCGGACCACGGCGTTGAGCTCCTGGGACGGTCCCGCCGAGGCGAGCAGGTCCTTGATGTCCGCGGCGCTGCGCCGGATGTCGGCCAGGCGCCGGTCCGAGTCGTCCTTGAGGCGGCGCAGGTCGAATTGGAAGAGGGAGTCGGCCGCGTGCATCTGGATGATCCGGCGCGCGCGCTCCTCCAGTTGGGCCATGTCGTCCTTCACCCAGACGATGCCGTTCTCCAGGCGGCTCAGCCGGTCCGCGGCGGCCTTGAACTTGGCGGCCTGGTCAGGCAATAGTCCTGCGAGCTCCTGGACCGGCAAGGAGAATGCGGAAGCCTTCAGGTCCTCCAGGCTGGAGCCGTCCGCGGCCCGGGACGAAGACGGGGCGAGCGCGAGCAAAGCGCCTAGGATCAGCGGCGTTCTCATGGGCGGCCTCCGGGTCAGCGGTTCAGAACGGGATCAGGACCTGCGGGCAGGCGATGGTCGGATAGCCGTTGGGGTCCTGCGGGGTCACGGGCCGGTGGATCTCGCGGCCGTCCGGGCAGGAGTACACGCACTGGTCCTTGACGATGTCGCGCAGGGTGCAGACGGTCAGGCTCGCGGCTTGGAACGCCGCTTTGGAGGCGGCGGGCAGAGGCTTGACCAAGAGCACGTCCTCGTAGATCTCAGGCAGCTTGTACTCCCAGGCGTGGGTGCGGTCCAGGGCCTCGATGCTCAAGGTCGGGCGGCGCATCATGTCGTCGCGCAGCCGGAAGGTCTGCTTGCCCCAGGCTTCGGGGATGGGCGCGGCCAGCACGAGCTTGAAGCGGCGCACATCGCGGAACATGACCTCTTGGCGGCAGATGGGGCCGGTGTAGGGCGGGAAGGGGTTCTCGCAGACGTCCTTGTAGGTGGTGCTCTGCATGTCGAGGTACGCGGATTCCTTCTGCCCGGGCGCCAGCGTGACCTCCTTGGTGTCCGCGACCGTCCAGATGTTGCCGATGCTGGCCATGGCCACGGCGGAGGGCATGTCCTGGGTGACCTGCCGCGCCTGGGAGAGGACGGCGGTGACGTCGATGGTCTGGTCGAAGTCCACGGCTCCGGCGGCCAGGGGCGCGGCCAGGGCCAGGGCTGCGGCTGCGGCGAATAGCTTGCTGGTGTTCATCTCATCTCCTCGGATCCTGGAATCGATAGATTATACTCCAATTCCGACGTAAACGGATTAGTGCTATCATCATGAGGCGCAATCCAGGAGCCAAACATGATCCCACTCGCCGGCCTCGTCTGCCTGTTGAGCCTCGGCGCCAGCGCCGAGCCGATCGCCACCCCGAAGCGCCCCGTCACGGACGAATATCACGGCATCAAGGTCACCGAGGACTACCAATGGCTCGAAAAGGCCGACGACCCGGAGGTGATCAAATGGAGCGAGGCTCAGAACCAACTCACCCGCTCCCATCTCGACGCCCTGCCCTCCCGCGCGGCGCTGCTGAAGAAGATCCAAGACTATTACCGGAAGGTCTCCCCATCCTATTCCGCCCTGGCCTATCGGAAAGGCCGCTATTTCGCTTTGAAGCTCCAGCCCCCCAAGGACCAGAACATGCTGGTGACGCTCAAGTCCCCGGATGCGCCGGCCTCGGAGCGGGTCATCCTGGACCCTAACGCCAAGAAGTCGGGCGGGCTGCTCTCCATAGACTGGTACGCGCCTTCTCTCGACGGCCGCCTCGTCGCGGTCGCGCTGTCGGAGAAGGGCAGCGAGGACGCGACGCTCTATTTCTACGACGCGGCCACCGGCAAGCCGCTGGCCGACCGCGTGCCGCGCGTCAACTTCCCCACGGCCGGGGGCAGCGCGGCCTGGCTGCCCGACGGCTCAGGGGTCTACTACACCCGCTACCCGCAGGGCGCCGAGAGGCCCAAGGAGGACCGGGACTTCTACCAGCAGGTCTGGCTCCACAGGCTGGGCACGCCCGCCAGCGCCGACACCTACCTCCTGGGCCGGGAACTGCCCCGCATCGCGGAGATCCAACTTGAGACCCGGGGGGACGGCCGATATCTCCTGGCCACGGTCGCCAACGGCGACGGCGGCGAGTTCGCCCTCTACCTCATGGACCCGGACCGGAAGTGGCGCCAGCTCAGTCGATTCGAGGACAAGGTGGTCAGCGGCGCGCTGGGCTTGGACGGCGCGGTCTACCTGCTCTCGCACCAGAACGCTCCCCGCGGCAAGGTCCTGCGCCTGCCGCTCTCCGACCCGCGCCTGGACGCGGCCCAGGTCATCGTCCCCCAAAGCGAGTCCGTGATCGTGCCCGAGAACGGGATCATCCCCACCGAGCACCGCCTCTATGTGACCTATCTGGCCGGAGGGCCGAACCAAGCCGCGATCTTCGACCTCGCGGGCAAGCCTCTGGGGCAGGTCCCTCTGCCCCCGGTGGCCGCGCTCCAGGAGAACGCCCCGCTCGACCAGGATTCCGTGCTGGTGCGCATCCAGACCTATCTCGAGCCCTCCGCCTGGTACCGCTTCACGCAACGGCGGGGCTTGGCCAAGACCTCCTTGTTCGTGAAGTCTCCGGTTGATTTCCGGGACGCGGAGGTGGCGCGCGAGTTCGCGGTGTCCAAGGACGGGACCAAGGTCCCGCTCAACATCATCCGGCGCCAGGGCGCCCCGCGAGACGGCGCGCGTCCGACCTTGCTCTACGGCTACGGCGGCTACGACATCAGCCTGACGCCCAAGTTCCTGGGCATCACGGGGCGGCTCTGGCTCGACCAGGACGGGGTCTACGTGGTGGCCAACATCCGGGGCGGCGGGGAATACGGGGAGGAGTGGCACAGGGCCGGCAACCTGACCCGGAAGCAGAACGTGTTCGACGACTTCATCGCCGGCGCGGAATACCTGATCGCGCAGAGATACACCGCCCCCGGGCATCTGGCCATCGAAGGCGGCAGCAACGGCGGCCTGCTCATGGGCGCGGCGCTGACCCAGCGGCCGGAGCTGTTCCGGGCCGTGGTCTCCCACGTGGGCATCTACGACATGCTGCGCGTGGAGCTGAGCCCCAACGGCGTCTTCAACACCACCGAGTTCGGCACGGTCAAGGATCCCGACCAGTTCCGGGCGCTCTACGCCTACTCCCCGTACCATCATGTGCTGGACCAGACCGCGTATCCGGCGGTGCTCTTCATGACCGGGGCCAACGACGGCCGGGTGGACCCGGCCAACTCGCGCAAGATGGCCGCCCGCCTGCAGGCCGCCACCTCCTCGGGACGGCCGGTCCTGCTGCGCACCAGCTCGAACTCCGGCCACGGCATGGGCACGGCCTTGAGCGAGAACATGGAGCAGTACGCCGACGGCCTGGCCTTCCTGTTCGACGAGCTCGGGGTCGAGCCCAAGTAGGGCCGCCCCCTCGCCGTTGCCCGAGATTCCGGCGCGAAGCGCCGGAACCCGCGCCGGCCGCAGGCCGGCGCCATGCCGCATTGCCTTTACGCCATTTTTATCATCCTGCCATGAAAACGACAATCCCTCCGGCTATCCTCATCGAAGGATATGGAGCGCAAAGGGATATTGGTGCCGATGACGCTGGCCGTGGGAGCCGCGGTCTTCTATCTGCTGGTCCTCACCAGCAAGGAGCGGGCCCTGAGCGGGGCCTATGAGATTGGCCAGGTGCTCGTCTCCCGGGTGGACATACCGGAGCGCACCGTCATCAAGGAGGATATGGTCGAGCCGGTGCAGATGCCACGCAAGTACATGGACCAGGACGCTTTCGAGGTCCGCACCCCCGCCGACATCAGGCTCATCGCCAACCTGGTGAGCCGCATCCGCATCCCCAAAGGCAATCAGATACCGCAATCGGCGCTCATGTCGCTGTCGCCGGAGGCCGGCCTGGGGGTGAGGATCCCGCCGGGCTACCGCGCCGCGACTTTGGGCATCGAGCCGGAGCTCAAGGCCCTGATCAAGCCCGGCGACCGGGTGGACGTGCTGGTGACCTTCGAGGCGCTCCTGGTGAACAACCGGAGGGAGAAGATGACGGCCACGATACTCCAGAACGTGCTGGTCATGGCGGTGGGCACGAACCTGGGGCAGGGCCTTGACGCCAAGGACGCCAAGACGCTGGCCGAGAAGGAAGACCGCACCGCGGCCTTCGCCGAGAAGGCCATGATCGCGCTGGCCTTGAACCCCAACGAGCTGCAGTACCTGGAGCTGGCCAAGGAGCAGGGCAAGACCAGTGTGGGGATGCGGGGATTGGGCGACAACCTCATGCATCCGATGAAGGTCGCGCTGTTCAGCGAACTGCTGAAGAACTAGCGGTCAATGCTTGAGGCAGGTCCCGCCGGGGTCGATGCAATGGTCATAGCCCGGCGGGGAAGGGGTCGGACGCGGGGCGCGGTCGGGTTCGGGCTGTGGCTCGGACTGCGGCCGCGGTTCGGGCGAGGGAGTTCGCGCGTATTTTCGCCTGAGCGTTCCAGCCTCATCCTGCAGCCATTGATAGTCGAATCGGGTCGAATTGGCGTTGAACCTTAGCAGTTTATATAACAATTCGTCGGCGCAGTCATGGATTTCTATACTGTCATAGCCCTGGCCATTCGGGAATTCGTTCAGCAATGTTTTCATCTCTTGCGGGTTGAGCGCTTCAGGGTTGTCGCAGGCCATGCGGGCCAGCCTCCCAAGGTTGACGAACACATTGGTGTGAGCCTCAGGGGGGCGGGTAGGCGCTGGCAGGGGCTTTGACGGCTGCAGCTTGCTGGCTTGAGCCTGGATGACGCCGATTTTCGGGCGGGATCTGGAGGCCTTGAGCGAGGCAAAGATCCTTTCCGTGCAATCCCAACGATAAGGGTCCACATGCACGCTTGGACCCGGGAAATCCCCGATGGGCGACGAGGAATCCCAGTCGAATGAATCCAGGTCCTCATCGGTGAGGCCGTCCGGGTCGAGGCAAACCTTCGTGGCTATCGCTGCCAATTCCGTGGCGAGATCCCGAACCTGTTGTTCTTGAGATGCTTTGAGTCCTTCGGCTTCGCGCTGGATCTGATCCTCGAGTTTGTCCGCGCCTTCCTGGATAGCGGCGAGTTCCTCGTCCGTGTTGGGCAGATTGTAGGCTGGCACGGCATCACCAAAGCCCCCCGTTATCTTTTTGAGCCACTCAAAGCGTTGCGCCTCCCGGTATTTGCCTAATAGAGCGCTTCTCTGGTTCTTGTACGAATCCATTTCCTGAATAGTCAATCCCAATGGATTCTGTTGGCTGGCGATCTCGCCCAAGTCGTCCAGATAAGCATCGACCTCTGCTTTGTTGAATGTCAGCTTGTCGCCTTTGCCGGGCGTTAGGTATTGGATGAAGTGCCTTCTTTCGTGAATCAGAAGCAAGGCAAGGTCCAAAGGGCTCATGGAATTCCCCTTTGGGTCGGGCTCAAAGGACTTGGTCAGGATCTTGGTGACGCCATCCAAATATGTGACCCCGCTCGGTTCCTTGCCTGTGACTTTGTCTACTGCCTTTGGGGTGGTAACGACCGAACCTTCGGGTGTCAGCGCCGACCGCGGTGCATTGTCGCCGGCAACGACGACCCAGGTCGCTGTCTTGCCGGCATAGTCGGGAACGACGATGGCGCCCCGGAGCATCATCAGTCTGCCCGCTTTGTCCGTTGGCACGATACCGTAGGCGGCCAATGTCAGGTGTATCGCCTTGTCGCGCGCAACGTCTCTCTCTTGGGTCAAGGCCTGGACGCGCTGTTTGAGATACTCGACAGTTGTTCTGTTCGGATCGATGAAGTTCGATTCTTTCTCCAAGTCTTCAATCGTCTTGGCAAGGCTAATGTCCTGCCCTTGATTGTCAGTAAGCCCTCTTTCAATCAGATTCGCCCGATCCAGCTCAGCCTGAATCGCCTTGACTGCATCAGCAGCCGCAGGATGTAGAGCCCAGACATTAATAGACGGCAGAAGAACCAATGCAAGTAAGAGCGCAGCACATTTCAAGGCAACACCTCGAACTCAATGAAAGGCGTTGCGACCTTGACTTGGTCTGGATGCGGTTGCAGATGGTGCTCTCCATTGAATTTGGTCAGCCAACCTCCCGGCAAGTAATCATAGACGGTCCGGATTCGATACTTGCCGGGCGGTGAAAAATCGAGAACAACGAACTCGGTATACTGCCCGACGGGCTGCCGCGGAGGCTTGCCCGCCATGATCTGGAGTTCGTCCTGAAGCACCCAGGCCACGGTAGTAGTCGAAGCGCCAGGCTCCAAAAGTATCCCTTTGCGGGGTCGAGTCTTCTCGTATTCAGCAGTTCCCTGGCGTAGATAGTCGCCGACCGCCAAGGAGCGCTCAAGCGCGGACATCCCCTCCAATTTCTTGCGGAACGCGGCGCCTGCCTTGGTCTCAGGGGGGGGCAGCGCGCCGACCTTGAATGGATCGACATTCAGGCTGAAGGGGGGCGGGAGTTCGGCCCGATTCGGCGCCTTGCCATCTGGCCCGATGACATCAAGGTAGACTCCGACGCGACGGTGCTCCTGGGCCCAGGGATCAATGAACGCATCGTCTACTGCTGGAAATGGCCGCGTGCCGATGTTCTTCAGCTCGATCTGATAGTAGAGGGGATGATGGGCCCTGATCTGCTTCTTGTAGATTCGCAGGGTCAGTTGAACCGGCCCGCTGGATGCCGTGACTTCCGCTTCAGACGGCAGGCTCTCCCGCACGCCAGGTTCGCCGGAACCACGGGATGCCCGCTCCGGCGGAGAGAGCACAGGGATAGGTGCTGCTTCCTTGCGTTTGCAGGCTGCGCCGAAAGCAAGAAGGATCAGGAGGACGGCTGAATGGGGTCTATGCATTCTTCTCATGCGCGGGACACAATATCATACCTGCACGGACCGATGAAGAGGCCTAAGGCCCAATTTCCTTCAGCTAAATGGCCCATCCCCATGAGGGAATCAGTCGACGTGGACCAGCTCGTACTCCCGGCTGCCCAGCCCGATCTCCTCGGCGTGGCGCAACTGCTTGAAGCCGTCGCGCCGAGGATGCGCGGCCTTGAACACGTCGCGGCCCGCGGCCTTCACCGCCAGGTCGTAGCAGGCCTGGTCCAGCGCCACCGGGTCAGCCGAGGCCAGCAGGCCCAGGTCCGGCATGAGCGCCGGCTCGTCCTTGGCGATGCAGTCGCACTCGGCCGTGATCTTGAGGCAGACATTCAGGAAAGCGGCCTTGCCCTTCTTCCCCGTCAGCGCCGCCTGGGCGTACTCCGCCATCTTCTCCTGGATCACGCCGCCGCCCGCCTCCCAGCGCACCTGCAGGGCGCCCTCCGGGCAGGCGGCCAGGCAGCTCGCGCAGCCCACGCAGAGCGCCGCGTCGATGACCGAGCGGCCCTCGTTGAGGGAGATGGCCTGCGCCGAGCAGACGTTCACGCAGGCTCCGCAGCCCGTGCAGGACTTCTCCATGACCATGGGGGAGACGTCCGAATGCTGGGACAGCTTGCCCTCGCGGGTGGCGCAGCCCATGCCCACGTTCTTGAGCGCGCCTCCGAAGCCGCACATGATATGCCCTTTGAAATGCGCCACGCCCACCAAAACGTCGGCCGAAGCGTAGACGCGCGCCACCCGGGCGGTCTTGATGTAACGGCCGCCTAGGGCCACGGAGGCGACGTTCTCCGGCCGGGTGTCGTCCGGGATGACGACTTCGGCTCCCAGCGCCTGCGGCGTGAAGCCGTGCTCGCGCGCCAGACTCAGGTGGTCTGCGGAGTTCGTGCGCCGGCCTTTGTAGAGGGTGTTGGTGTCCGAGAGGAACGGCTTGGCCCCGCGGGCCTTGAGCGCCTCGGCCACCACGCGCAGCAAGGGCGGCGGCACGAAGCCGGTGTTGCCCTGCTCTCCGAAGTGGAGCTTGACGGCCACGGCGTCTTTCGCCGCGGCGCAGTCCAGCACCCGGCTGGCCTGCAGGAGGCGCTTGAGCTTGGCTTCGGTCTCAGGCAGGCCGTCGGAGCGCTGCGACGCGATGAAATGGACCGGGCTCTTCATTCAGCGGGCCAGGAGGACGCTGCGCCCATCGCCGGAGACGGTCTTCCAGGCCGGGTCATGGCTCAATTCCCAGCAGAGCTGGTCGCTGGGCTTGAGCAAGGCCAACGTGATGCCGTATTCGTCGAGCAGCTTGCGCCAGCCCGGCCGGGCGGCGATCAGCGCCGCGTAGTCGCCGGGGAGCAGGCTCCAGTAGGGGTCGAGGCGGCCGTCGATGAAGACCTTGTTGCGCGGGTAGAGCTTGTAGATGAGGTAGCCGCCCCAGTCGTAGTCGTGGAAGACGCGCCGGCCGGGATAACGGGAGGCGATGAGCTCGGCCGCGGCCCGGGGATAGCCTTGCTCCCAATCCCCGAAAGAGCGAGGCCGAGGCCCGCTGAGGACCACCCAGCCCGTCGCGGCCAAAGCCAGAGCCGCCGCGGCCCAAAGCGCGCGGCGGGCGTGCTGGCGGTGCGCGTCTGCGAACTGGAACGCCAAGGACGCGAGCGCGGCCATGGTGAACTCGGGCAGGAGCTTGCGGCCGCGCAGGGCGAGCACGGCCAAAGCCAAGGTCAGCACGGCCCAGGGGAAACGGGCGCCGGCCGAGCCGAGCCCCAGCCAGAGCAGGAAGGCCAGGATGAGCAGGTAGGGCGAGGCCGTCTTGTCCGCGAAGTCCACGGGCTTCCACTCCGTGATCATGGCCCGGCCCGGAGGGGGGGCGGCCATGAACCAAAGGGGGTAGACCAAAGCCGTGACGCCGTTGGGATGCGCGCAGCACAGGAGCAGGCCCAGGCCGAGGGGCGCCAGCGCGGCCAAGCGCCGGGTCTCCCAGGCTCGGCGCAGGCAGAGCAGCGCCAGGATGAAGACGCCGACCATGAAGCCGCCGTGCATGTTGGCCCAGGGCAGCAGGACCGCGGCCATGGCCCAAGGCACCCAGGCGGCGCCGTCTTCCCAAAGGGCCGCCCAATACAGGAACAAGGCGAAGAGGAGGAAGGTCCAGTTCTGGGCCCTGACGGCGTAGAAGTTGAGGAGGGCGAATGCGGCCAAACAGAGCAGGCAGAGGCTCTCCATGAGGGGTAGGTGGCGGTGCAGCAAAGCGAGCAAAAGGGCGAATACGGCCATGAATATGACCGTGTTGAAGAGCACCAGCGCGCCATAGCCGCCCAGCCGGAAGACCAGGTAGCTGACCGCCTCCGCGCCCCACTCGATGGCGACCATTGAGCGGCCTTGTGCGGTGAAGGAGTATTCCTCCACCACGGGCAGATGCCGCTGCAGCACGACCCGCTCGCCGTCCTTGAGCTGCCAGAACAGGTCGTTGTCCACGCTCCGGCCCATCTTGAGCGCCGCGAGAGCGCCGAGCAGGGCCAGGAAGGCCGCGGCCAGGAGTCGGGATCGGACGTCCGGGTCGCGCAGCATGGGGTAGATTCTATCAACTCTGCGAGGCCTTGATTTCTCTTTTTCATCTGCTATTATTGAGTCATGGACCGCCGATTATTCGCCGCGCTGATGCTGGCGGCCGCGCTCTGCGCCGGCTGCGCCTCGCCGCAAGTGAAGCTCTACCCGGACGAGCACTACAAG
Coding sequences:
- a CDS encoding response regulator: MPATVLIVEDESMVNEMLGRQLSGWGYAVRTATSAEEALALLERESVDAVLLDNVLTGMTGLQALAEVRRRSPAPVLLMTGHFDCEFATDARLLGAADVLAKPLEAEALRLALKNALGAAR
- a CDS encoding C40 family peptidase, encoding MNAILPRRRLSLALAAALTLAAGCSTGPAPQPRRALPPVPPLAKAVVRTAKTYLPEEEKGRRTPKDCSDFVHKVFLENGLDLPRTSQEMSLVGDRVKSSKDLRMGDLVFFSGEKVTRIVGHVGIYVNNGIFIHLPSSGVVVMESLYSDYYRARYLAARRVIP
- a CDS encoding APC family permease, which encodes MVSQARKANLTQLAFMIYGAACAGAFGLEDMVSGAGPGAALITLIAMPFLFSLPVAWAVAELTTAFPVEGGNYRWSRMAFGDFWGFQAGWWSWMNGVVVNSMFAVLFADYLRAWWPAMGGLEHWAVCLALIWSMHYLNLRGVRAVGNSAIALSLILLTPFVILTVLGLAHWKCNPFSPMVPPGKSLGTGFGSAVVLGIWLYSGFDKLSAAAEEVAEPQRSFPRALLIAAVLTMASYLVPTLAALAANGDWKLWSGAYFPEAAAKLGGPGLKGLMVFGALCSNALLLNVTMLSASRMPLAMAQDGFLPEAVARPHPRYGTPALSLVAGSLVYSLFALLNFTQLAVVYAWFQMASYILLYANAWALRRQRPDAARPFKIPGGRWGLFTSLGLTCGLAALAIAGSVFKDGSFVPGQAAVGLLAMASGPLAFRVLRRGRAALTAASV
- a CDS encoding prolyl oligopeptidase family serine peptidase, producing the protein MIPLAGLVCLLSLGASAEPIATPKRPVTDEYHGIKVTEDYQWLEKADDPEVIKWSEAQNQLTRSHLDALPSRAALLKKIQDYYRKVSPSYSALAYRKGRYFALKLQPPKDQNMLVTLKSPDAPASERVILDPNAKKSGGLLSIDWYAPSLDGRLVAVALSEKGSEDATLYFYDAATGKPLADRVPRVNFPTAGGSAAWLPDGSGVYYTRYPQGAERPKEDRDFYQQVWLHRLGTPASADTYLLGRELPRIAEIQLETRGDGRYLLATVANGDGGEFALYLMDPDRKWRQLSRFEDKVVSGALGLDGAVYLLSHQNAPRGKVLRLPLSDPRLDAAQVIVPQSESVIVPENGIIPTEHRLYVTYLAGGPNQAAIFDLAGKPLGQVPLPPVAALQENAPLDQDSVLVRIQTYLEPSAWYRFTQRRGLAKTSLFVKSPVDFRDAEVAREFAVSKDGTKVPLNIIRRQGAPRDGARPTLLYGYGGYDISLTPKFLGITGRLWLDQDGVYVVANIRGGGEYGEEWHRAGNLTRKQNVFDDFIAGAEYLIAQRYTAPGHLAIEGGSNGGLLMGAALTQRPELFRAVVSHVGIYDMLRVELSPNGVFNTTEFGTVKDPDQFRALYAYSPYHHVLDQTAYPAVLFMTGANDGRVDPANSRKMAARLQAATSSGRPVLLRTSSNSGHGMGTALSENMEQYADGLAFLFDELGVEPK
- the cpaB gene encoding Flp pilus assembly protein CpaB translates to MERKGILVPMTLAVGAAVFYLLVLTSKERALSGAYEIGQVLVSRVDIPERTVIKEDMVEPVQMPRKYMDQDAFEVRTPADIRLIANLVSRIRIPKGNQIPQSALMSLSPEAGLGVRIPPGYRAATLGIEPELKALIKPGDRVDVLVTFEALLVNNRREKMTATILQNVLVMAVGTNLGQGLDAKDAKTLAEKEDRTAAFAEKAMIALALNPNELQYLELAKEQGKTSVGMRGLGDNLMHPMKVALFSELLKN
- a CDS encoding DUF362 domain-containing protein, with product MKSPVHFIASQRSDGLPETEAKLKRLLQASRVLDCAAAKDAVAVKLHFGEQGNTGFVPPPLLRVVAEALKARGAKPFLSDTNTLYKGRRTNSADHLSLAREHGFTPQALGAEVVIPDDTRPENVASVALGGRYIKTARVARVYASADVLVGVAHFKGHIMCGFGGALKNVGMGCATREGKLSQHSDVSPMVMEKSCTGCGACVNVCSAQAISLNEGRSVIDAALCVGCASCLAACPEGALQVRWEAGGGVIQEKMAEYAQAALTGKKGKAAFLNVCLKITAECDCIAKDEPALMPDLGLLASADPVALDQACYDLAVKAAGRDVFKAAHPRRDGFKQLRHAEEIGLGSREYELVHVD